The proteins below are encoded in one region of Enhydrobacter sp.:
- a CDS encoding helix-turn-helix domain-containing protein → MAQSRILKFADPYAFQAAFRAVDVTLLVTAKGRFCADMVQVDLGRLLMQKSADSLPRIMRAAITPQRAPIMFLGHRNPGPVHLGSTELHSDEIVFWGRNATGHLRTTGASRNASMSLTPEDLAEAGCAITGRDITVPPDTAVVRPPDRTMARLIDLHETATHLAETAPGMFANPGVACALEQELVHAMIACLTGHAAREAERHSRQHAKVIARFEDFLMARRNAPVHLIEVCAAIGVSERTLRSCCQEHFGMGPIRYLWLRRMHLARRSLLRADPATASVTSAATEYGFWELGRFSVEYRALFGESPSASLRRPAEAGSRKAFH, encoded by the coding sequence AGCGGCGTTCCGCGCGGTCGACGTCACGCTGCTTGTCACTGCCAAAGGCCGCTTCTGCGCCGACATGGTGCAGGTCGACCTCGGACGGCTGTTGATGCAGAAGAGCGCGGATAGTCTTCCACGAATCATGCGTGCGGCCATCACGCCCCAACGGGCGCCGATCATGTTCCTCGGCCATAGGAACCCGGGTCCCGTTCATCTTGGCAGCACCGAGCTGCATTCCGACGAGATCGTCTTTTGGGGTCGAAACGCGACCGGTCACTTGCGCACCACCGGAGCGTCCCGCAACGCTTCGATGTCGCTCACGCCCGAGGATCTGGCGGAGGCCGGCTGCGCCATCACCGGACGCGACATCACGGTGCCTCCGGATACGGCTGTCGTCAGACCACCCGATCGCACGATGGCGCGCCTGATTGATCTGCACGAGACAGCCACGCATCTCGCCGAGACGGCGCCCGGCATGTTCGCAAATCCAGGCGTGGCCTGCGCGCTGGAGCAGGAATTGGTGCACGCGATGATTGCCTGCCTGACCGGCCATGCGGCAAGAGAAGCGGAGCGTCACAGTCGGCAACATGCGAAGGTGATTGCCCGTTTCGAGGATTTCCTGATGGCCAGGCGCAACGCGCCGGTGCATCTGATCGAAGTGTGCGCCGCCATCGGCGTCTCCGAGCGTACGCTCCGGTCCTGCTGCCAGGAACATTTTGGCATGGGACCGATCCGGTATCTCTGGCTCCGGCGCATGCACCTCGCGCGCCGGTCCCTGCTGCGTGCCGATCCGGCGACAGCGAGCGTGACGTCGGCGGCCACCGAGTATGGATTCTGGGAACTCGGACGATTCTCGGTCGAGTACCGCGCACTGTTCGGGGAGTCACCCTCGGCATCGCTTCGGAGACCAGCCGAAGCCGGCAGTCGAAAGGCATTTCACTAG